A single window of Paracoccus albus DNA harbors:
- a CDS encoding penicillin-binding protein activator, which yields MFTIAKRITRRAALAGILGAGLATAACQPTSLGSSGPAIGPQIDPRQPVQVALLVPGGTGNSDLDWLGRSLANSARMAAADADGAQIDLRVYTTTPSEESAVSAAEKAAAEGAKIILGPLFADSANAVGNAMKDNNLNVLSFSNNQEIAGGNVFILGSTFQNVADRLVSYGVRQGLRRFLMIYENDAAGQIGAGAIQAAIAQNGATLSGKQQHALSQESIDAIIPAVSAAAKSGNIDAIFMTANQQAVLPYLTDQLNDAGVTSRDAQFMGLTRWDTPAARLQLPGVQGGWFALPDTSLQSQFVSRYRSAYGEAPHDLGSLGYDGVAAVAALVSAGNRNAVNTIGLTRSSGFTGVNGVFRLRPNGTNERGLAIATVTNGRVVVIDAAPRSFRGGFGF from the coding sequence ATGTTCACCATTGCCAAGCGAATCACGCGGCGCGCTGCGCTTGCGGGTATTCTGGGCGCAGGGCTTGCCACTGCCGCCTGCCAGCCGACAAGCCTCGGCAGTTCCGGTCCGGCTATCGGGCCGCAGATCGACCCGCGCCAACCGGTACAGGTTGCACTGCTGGTCCCGGGCGGCACCGGCAATTCCGACCTCGACTGGCTTGGCCGCTCTTTGGCCAATTCGGCGCGTATGGCCGCCGCCGATGCGGATGGTGCGCAGATCGATTTGCGTGTCTACACCACGACCCCCAGCGAGGAATCGGCCGTATCCGCCGCAGAAAAAGCTGCTGCCGAGGGCGCGAAGATCATTCTCGGCCCGCTTTTTGCTGACTCTGCAAACGCAGTGGGCAATGCGATGAAAGACAATAACCTGAATGTTCTGTCATTCTCGAACAATCAGGAAATCGCAGGCGGAAATGTTTTCATCCTCGGCAGTACGTTCCAGAATGTCGCCGACCGTCTGGTCAGCTATGGCGTCAGACAGGGGTTGCGCCGTTTCCTGATGATCTATGAGAACGACGCCGCAGGCCAGATTGGTGCCGGCGCGATTCAGGCGGCCATCGCGCAAAATGGCGCGACCCTTTCCGGCAAGCAGCAACATGCCCTGTCGCAGGAGAGCATCGATGCGATCATCCCCGCCGTGTCGGCGGCAGCCAAGTCCGGCAATATTGACGCGATCTTCATGACCGCCAACCAGCAGGCTGTTCTGCCTTACCTGACCGACCAGCTTAACGATGCAGGCGTGACTTCGCGCGATGCGCAGTTCATGGGCCTGACGCGTTGGGATACGCCTGCCGCGCGGCTGCAGCTGCCCGGCGTACAGGGCGGCTGGTTTGCCCTGCCCGATACCTCGCTTCAGTCGCAATTCGTGTCCCGCTATCGCTCGGCCTATGGCGAAGCGCCGCATGACCTCGGTTCTCTGGGCTATGACGGCGTGGCGGCTGTCGCGGCACTGGTTTCCGCTGGCAACCGCAATGCCGTTAACACAATCGGGCTGACCCGGTCCTCGGGCTTTACCGGCGTCAATGGCGTATTCCGCCTGCGCCCCAACGGCACGAATGAACGCGGCCTGGCCATTGCGACGGTCACCAATGGCCGCGTCGTCGTCATTGATGCGGCACCGCGCAGCTTCCGTGGTGGCTTCGGTTTCTGA
- a CDS encoding PaaI family thioesterase — translation MTVTEDGADERSSKETRDRIAQQFIEALPHARALGMRMVHLGDAQAEIVMDWNADFVGDPHSGIIHGGVISALMDTCSGAAVLAHGSAPRSTATIDLRIDYMRAAKPGQRITAKAHCYHITRSVAFVRAQAMDEDHDNPVATATGAFTVER, via the coding sequence ATGACAGTGACAGAGGATGGCGCGGACGAACGGTCGTCAAAAGAAACCCGAGACCGCATCGCACAGCAATTTATCGAAGCGCTTCCGCATGCGCGTGCGCTTGGCATGAGGATGGTTCATCTGGGCGATGCGCAGGCAGAGATCGTTATGGACTGGAATGCCGATTTCGTTGGCGACCCTCATAGCGGTATCATTCATGGAGGGGTTATTTCGGCCCTGATGGATACATGCAGCGGTGCGGCTGTCCTGGCACATGGTTCGGCACCACGATCGACCGCGACGATTGACCTGCGCATAGATTATATGCGTGCCGCCAAACCGGGGCAGCGCATCACCGCCAAGGCGCATTGCTATCACATCACCCGCTCGGTCGCCTTCGTGCGGGCGCAGGCGATGGATGAAGATCACGATAATCCGGTCGCCACGGCCACTGGCGCCTTCACGGTGGAGCGTTGA
- a CDS encoding [protein-PII] uridylyltransferase has product MRHRAASVVASVSDLGERLDSLPQSAPALPGAHSIFDADSFLPVLEGKLAEAEDARAKRAVTVAELQTARNAAMDDIIKGFDSHPRAARETVRAIASLTDAIVTTVHWVAVTHLHPQQSPTDAEQLAVIAVGGYGRAEMAPQSDVDLLFLTPYKTSGWAESVVESMLYMLWDLKLKVGHSTRSVDDCIRLAGQDMTIRTSMVEHRAVAGQLSLAETLRERLWSELFESSIPEFIEAKLSERDQRHTRQGGQRYVLEPNVKEGKGGLRDLQTLYWIAKYIHRVERASQLVELGFFTRDEHLAFWQAEDFMWAARCHLHLIAGRPVDVLSFDMQVEVARRMGYQDRPGRRGVEVFMQDYFRHATRVGDLTRVFLTALESHHVFQQPLLSRIFRRRRKLRPAFAELNGRLNFAEPETVLNDPLNILRIYEEALRTGVLIHPEAMRLIASNLELIDDDIRENPEAVRIFLDLLLKHGNPERGLRRMNELGVLSAFIPEFEPVVAMMQFNVYHHYTVDEHTIQCIVALSEIEQGHEVEDLPIASRIMSSGTVNRRILYLATLLHDIGKGRPEDHSIIGAQIARRVTTRLGLPAEEIETVEWLVRNHLLMSDIAQKRDISDPRTIRDFAKAVKSRKRLDLLLVLTVCDIRGVGPGTWNNWKAVLLRQLYEQTESVLENGMEALNRDQRRDEAKRSLRHLLAAKGWEAREIRAETARHYANYWQGLPTQTHEVFARLLKDLGNDEIRIDLHPDADRDATRAAFALADHPGIFSRLSGALALVGANVVDARTYTSKDGFATAVFWLQDSEGHPYDADRLPRLRKMIDRTLLGELVARDAFADKDQMKKRDRAFKFPTHITFDNEGSDIYTIIEVDTRDRPGLLFDLTRTLAANHIQIASAVIATYGAQVVDSFYVKDAFGLKLHQPGRRESLEKRLRQAIRDGAERASPDKAGA; this is encoded by the coding sequence ATGCGGCACCGCGCAGCTTCCGTGGTGGCTTCGGTTTCTGATTTGGGCGAACGTCTGGATTCATTGCCACAAAGCGCCCCGGCATTGCCCGGGGCGCATTCCATATTCGACGCCGACAGCTTTTTGCCCGTCTTGGAAGGCAAATTGGCCGAAGCCGAGGATGCACGCGCGAAACGGGCGGTTACGGTCGCCGAATTGCAGACTGCTCGCAATGCCGCGATGGACGACATCATAAAGGGATTCGACAGCCATCCCCGCGCAGCGAGGGAGACCGTTCGTGCGATTGCGAGCCTGACAGATGCCATTGTCACCACCGTGCATTGGGTCGCCGTCACCCACCTTCACCCGCAGCAAAGCCCGACCGATGCCGAGCAGCTGGCCGTAATAGCCGTCGGCGGTTATGGACGCGCCGAAATGGCACCGCAGTCCGATGTCGATCTGTTGTTCCTGACGCCGTATAAGACCTCTGGCTGGGCGGAAAGCGTGGTCGAATCCATGCTTTACATGCTGTGGGATCTGAAGCTGAAAGTCGGGCACTCGACCCGCAGCGTCGATGATTGCATCCGTCTGGCGGGTCAGGACATGACCATCCGCACGTCAATGGTCGAACACCGCGCGGTTGCGGGTCAGCTTTCCCTGGCCGAAACGCTGCGCGAACGCCTTTGGTCGGAACTTTTTGAGAGTTCCATTCCCGAATTCATCGAGGCCAAGCTGTCCGAACGCGATCAGCGCCACACACGTCAGGGCGGGCAGCGATATGTTCTTGAGCCGAATGTGAAAGAGGGCAAGGGGGGGCTGCGCGACCTTCAGACCCTGTACTGGATTGCGAAATATATTCACCGAGTCGAGCGCGCCTCGCAGCTGGTGGAGCTGGGTTTTTTCACGCGCGACGAACATCTGGCATTCTGGCAGGCCGAAGATTTCATGTGGGCGGCGCGTTGTCATCTGCATCTGATCGCCGGGCGTCCGGTGGACGTTCTGTCATTCGACATGCAGGTCGAGGTCGCGCGACGCATGGGTTATCAGGATCGTCCCGGCCGTCGCGGGGTCGAAGTATTCATGCAGGACTACTTTCGCCACGCCACCCGAGTGGGCGACCTGACGCGCGTATTCCTGACCGCCCTTGAGAGCCATCACGTCTTTCAGCAACCGCTTCTCAGCCGCATTTTCCGCAGGCGCAGAAAGCTGCGGCCCGCCTTTGCGGAACTCAACGGCAGGCTCAATTTCGCGGAACCTGAAACGGTCCTGAACGACCCGCTGAACATCCTGCGCATCTACGAAGAGGCGCTTCGCACAGGTGTGCTGATCCACCCCGAGGCAATGCGGCTGATTGCATCGAACCTTGAACTGATCGACGACGATATCCGTGAAAACCCCGAGGCGGTGCGGATCTTCCTCGACCTGCTGCTGAAGCACGGCAACCCGGAACGCGGGCTGCGACGGATGAACGAGCTGGGCGTGCTGTCAGCCTTCATCCCTGAGTTTGAGCCCGTCGTGGCCATGATGCAGTTCAACGTCTATCATCATTACACGGTAGACGAACATACGATCCAATGCATCGTCGCCCTGTCGGAGATCGAACAGGGACATGAGGTAGAGGATCTGCCGATTGCCAGCCGGATCATGTCGTCAGGCACGGTCAACCGCCGTATCCTCTATCTTGCGACGCTGCTGCACGATATCGGCAAAGGGCGGCCGGAGGACCATTCTATCATCGGTGCACAGATCGCCCGCCGCGTGACGACGCGGCTGGGTTTGCCGGCAGAAGAGATCGAAACCGTCGAATGGCTGGTCCGCAACCATCTGCTGATGTCCGATATTGCACAGAAGCGCGACATATCCGACCCCCGCACGATCCGCGACTTTGCCAAGGCGGTGAAGTCGCGCAAGCGTCTGGACCTGCTGCTGGTTCTGACCGTCTGCGATATTCGCGGCGTCGGGCCCGGCACATGGAACAACTGGAAGGCCGTTCTGCTGCGCCAGTTATACGAGCAGACAGAAAGCGTGCTGGAAAACGGGATGGAGGCGCTGAACCGCGATCAGCGCCGCGATGAGGCCAAACGATCGTTGCGCCATCTGCTGGCCGCGAAAGGCTGGGAAGCCAGGGAAATCCGCGCCGAAACTGCGCGCCACTATGCGAATTACTGGCAGGGCCTGCCCACCCAAACGCATGAGGTGTTCGCCCGGCTTCTGAAAGATCTCGGCAATGACGAGATCCGGATCGACCTGCATCCCGACGCCGACCGCGACGCCACGCGGGCGGCCTTTGCACTGGCGGATCATCCAGGCATCTTCTCTCGCCTTTCCGGTGCGCTTGCCCTGGTCGGGGCGAACGTTGTCGACGCGCGGACCTATACGTCGAAAGATGGTTTTGCGACGGCGGTTTTCTGGCTGCAGGACAGCGAAGGTCATCCCTATGATGCCGATCGTCTGCCACGCCTTCGCAAGATGATCGACCGGACCCTGTTGGGCGAACTGGTCGCGCGCGATGCCTTTGCGGACAAGGATCAGATGAAAAAGCGCGACCGCGCATTCAAGTTCCCGACCCATATCACCTTCGACAATGAAGGCAGCGATATCTACACCATTATCGAGGTCGACACCCGTGACCGCCCTGGCCTTTTGTTCGACCTGACCCGAACGCTGGCCGCCAACCATATCCAGATTGCCAGTGCGGTGATTGCGACCTATGGCGCACAAGTGGTGGACAGCTTCTATGTCAAGGATGCTTTCGGGCTGAAATTGCATCAGCCGGGCCGCCGTGAGTCCTTGGAAAAGCGCCTGCGGCAAGCCATACGGGACGGGGCAGAACGGGCCAGCCCCGACAAGGCAGGAGCATAA
- a CDS encoding YraN family protein, with amino-acid sequence MQLTLDFDAVAAAMPTKPSAVRNVGRCSAREIRGRTSYDSGRLAEMSVADHYVDAGYTVVERRWRGKAGEIDMILRCGDQFVFTEVKSSKNFSRAADRISRRQMNRICMAASEYCDSLPSGQMTDMRMDAALVDQYGRVQIIEAAFGAE; translated from the coding sequence ATGCAACTCACTCTGGATTTTGATGCTGTCGCTGCGGCCATGCCGACCAAGCCGTCTGCCGTCAGAAATGTGGGGCGATGTTCTGCCCGCGAAATCAGGGGACGCACGTCTTATGATTCCGGTCGCCTTGCAGAAATGAGCGTTGCCGATCACTACGTTGACGCGGGATATACAGTGGTGGAACGCCGGTGGCGCGGAAAGGCCGGCGAAATCGACATGATCCTTCGTTGCGGGGACCAGTTCGTATTTACGGAAGTGAAATCCTCCAAGAACTTTTCGCGAGCGGCAGATCGCATCAGCAGGCGGCAGATGAACAGAATCTGCATGGCGGCGAGCGAATATTGCGATTCGCTGCCGTCTGGCCAGATGACTGACATGAGAATGGATGCCGCACTGGTGGATCAGTATGGCCGTGTGCAGATCATAGAAGCCGCGTTTGGGGCCGAATAG
- a CDS encoding MerR family transcriptional regulator, whose protein sequence is MPDSEELSFKEMCARFDVTPRTLRYYEYIELLQPRKDGRSRFYSGREVARMTLILRGRRFGFSLEEIRQWLEIYDQKGDREQYEVWIDKANRQLGVLEEQKAEIDAAMSDLRDLRDETAEILRKMG, encoded by the coding sequence ATGCCCGATTCAGAAGAGTTGAGTTTCAAGGAAATGTGCGCACGTTTCGACGTCACACCGCGGACGCTGCGCTATTATGAATATATTGAACTGCTTCAGCCCCGGAAGGATGGGCGGTCGCGCTTCTATTCCGGGCGTGAAGTGGCGCGCATGACACTGATCCTGCGTGGCCGTCGCTTCGGCTTCAGCCTGGAGGAGATCCGGCAGTGGCTGGAGATTTACGATCAGAAGGGCGATCGGGAGCAATACGAGGTCTGGATCGACAAGGCCAACAGGCAGCTTGGCGTTCTTGAGGAGCAGAAGGCAGAGATCGACGCCGCAATGTCCGACCTGCGTGATTTGCGCGACGAAACGGCCGAAATCCTGCGCAAAATGGGTTAG
- the murJ gene encoding murein biosynthesis integral membrane protein MurJ — protein MKGSLVRGFVAVSSWTFISRVAGFVRDMLMAAWLGSGPMAEAFAVALRLPNMFRRFFAEGAFNTAFVPMFAKKLENRAEATRFASEAFSGLFITVLMLSALAMIFMPVMVMMMASGFAGDERFALAVEYSRITFPYILLISLASMISGVLNANGRFTAAAAAPVLLNLLFIVAMLLGRWRGWDLGLTLAWATPVTGIAQLGLVWWDAHRNGWTFWPKRPRLSPEMRNLIRVALPAAFAGGVVQINLLVGAQVASYFEGAVVWLYYSDRLYQLPLGVVAGAVAVVLLPELARRLSAQDEAGGQSAFSRATEFGLFLTMPCAFAIAVIAYPMVDTLFGRGDYGQHDVLMTSYALMVYALGLPAFVMQKILQPLYFAREDTRTPFRYALVAMVVNAAVAFGLMTSIGFLAAAIATTVASWVMAAQLWMGTRSMGQAARWDSRLMRAVPRILLCSALMAIALWLTLRWTDSIGMARIPELALLVFGGAALYFALSFATGAISIRDLRRNVRR, from the coding sequence ATGAAGGGAAGCCTGGTGCGCGGCTTTGTGGCCGTCAGCAGCTGGACATTCATTTCGCGCGTCGCCGGATTCGTGCGCGACATGCTCATGGCCGCCTGGCTTGGTTCCGGACCGATGGCAGAGGCTTTTGCCGTCGCGCTCCGCCTGCCGAATATGTTCCGCCGTTTCTTCGCCGAAGGTGCTTTCAACACCGCCTTCGTGCCGATGTTCGCAAAGAAGCTGGAGAACCGGGCCGAGGCCACCCGCTTTGCTTCAGAGGCGTTTTCCGGCCTGTTCATCACCGTGCTGATGCTGTCGGCGCTCGCGATGATCTTCATGCCTGTCATGGTCATGATGATGGCATCGGGCTTTGCGGGGGATGAGCGATTTGCTCTCGCCGTTGAGTATTCGCGGATAACCTTCCCTTACATCCTCCTGATCTCACTCGCCTCGATGATTTCGGGCGTGCTGAATGCCAATGGCCGGTTTACCGCCGCCGCGGCCGCGCCCGTGTTGCTCAACCTGCTTTTCATCGTCGCTATGCTTCTGGGTCGCTGGCGAGGTTGGGATCTCGGCCTGACGCTGGCGTGGGCCACACCCGTGACGGGCATCGCGCAGCTTGGCCTCGTCTGGTGGGATGCGCATCGCAATGGCTGGACATTCTGGCCGAAGCGCCCGCGCCTGTCGCCAGAAATGCGCAATCTGATCCGGGTCGCCCTGCCCGCCGCATTTGCCGGCGGTGTCGTGCAGATCAACCTGCTGGTTGGTGCGCAGGTCGCATCGTATTTCGAAGGCGCTGTCGTCTGGCTGTACTATTCGGACCGTCTTTACCAACTGCCCCTCGGCGTAGTCGCAGGCGCGGTTGCCGTGGTCCTTCTGCCCGAACTTGCCAGGCGCCTGAGTGCACAGGATGAGGCGGGCGGTCAAAGCGCGTTCAGCCGCGCGACAGAATTCGGCCTGTTCCTGACCATGCCCTGCGCCTTCGCCATTGCCGTTATAGCCTATCCAATGGTCGACACGCTTTTCGGGCGGGGTGACTATGGCCAGCATGACGTGCTGATGACCTCTTACGCGCTGATGGTCTATGCGCTTGGCCTGCCTGCATTCGTGATGCAGAAGATCCTGCAACCGCTCTATTTCGCGCGAGAGGACACCAGGACTCCCTTCCGCTATGCGCTTGTGGCGATGGTGGTCAACGCGGCCGTCGCCTTTGGTCTGATGACCTCGATCGGCTTCCTGGCGGCAGCGATTGCCACGACGGTGGCATCCTGGGTCATGGCCGCGCAACTGTGGATGGGCACCCGCAGCATGGGACAAGCCGCACGTTGGGATAGCAGGCTGATGCGTGCCGTTCCGCGTATCCTTCTGTGTTCAGCGCTGATGGCCATTGCACTGTGGCTGACGCTTCGCTGGACAGATAGCATCGGAATGGCGCGTATACCTGAACTGGCATTGCTGGTATTTGGCGGCGCGGCGCTTTATTTCGCGCTCAGCTTTGCGACGGGTGCGATCTCGATCCGCGATCTGCGCCGGAACGTCCGCCGTTAA
- the rsmI gene encoding 16S rRNA (cytidine(1402)-2'-O)-methyltransferase: protein MTEDQQSPNPVQARIEATNLEPGLYLVATPIGRARDITLRGLDVLNAADLLAAEDTRTLRHLMEIHGIPLRGRRIIAAHDHNEEHQARALAGAAADGKSIAYCSDAGTPLVADPGFRLVREAVRAGQRVHVVPGPSAALTALSISGLPSDRFLFAGFAPQPRGARKSWLSEVTATDATCIIFDSPRRVKQTLEMLCEIDPNRPTVLCRELTKKFEETFRGTPGEIARQIADDGLKGEIVLLVDKPTEREMNAKDIECALMDLLAENSVKDAAAAVADRYGVSRRDAYQLALALEKKT, encoded by the coding sequence ATGACCGAAGATCAACAATCCCCGAACCCGGTGCAGGCCCGCATTGAGGCAACGAATCTGGAGCCGGGACTATATCTGGTGGCCACACCTATCGGACGCGCTCGTGACATCACGCTGCGTGGACTGGATGTGCTGAACGCAGCCGATCTGCTTGCGGCTGAAGACACCCGGACATTGCGTCACCTTATGGAGATCCACGGCATTCCACTTAGGGGCAGGCGGATCATCGCGGCACATGACCACAATGAGGAACATCAGGCCAGGGCCCTGGCGGGCGCGGCGGCTGACGGCAAATCAATCGCCTATTGCTCTGATGCCGGCACGCCCCTTGTTGCGGATCCGGGTTTCCGCCTTGTCCGCGAGGCCGTGCGGGCCGGGCAGCGCGTGCATGTCGTTCCGGGACCATCAGCTGCGCTGACGGCACTGAGCATATCGGGCCTTCCGAGCGACAGATTTCTGTTCGCAGGTTTTGCCCCGCAGCCGCGCGGCGCCAGAAAAAGCTGGCTATCAGAGGTCACAGCGACCGACGCGACCTGCATCATTTTCGACAGTCCAAGACGCGTTAAGCAAACGTTGGAAATGTTGTGCGAGATTGACCCGAATCGTCCTACTGTCTTGTGTAGGGAACTGACAAAAAAGTTTGAGGAAACATTTCGGGGAACGCCCGGCGAGATCGCGCGCCAGATAGCGGATGATGGCCTAAAGGGCGAAATTGTTCTGCTTGTCGACAAGCCGACCGAGCGCGAGATGAATGCGAAGGATATTGAGTGTGCCTTGATGGATCTGCTTGCTGAAAATTCGGTGAAGGACGCAGCCGCTGCGGTCGCTGATCGTTACGGCGTTTCTCGTCGGGATGCCTACCAGCTGGCACTTGCATTGGAGAAGAAGACTTGA
- a CDS encoding PaaI family thioesterase, with amino-acid sequence MADRNEPLQQIKLRRDNALNALIEGVPYMRWMGIHFDRRGDELTAVMPYDDKLIGNPILPAIHGGATAAFLEITAIVELAWSAMWEDMEAGRIAPDSSAPGSIPRLPKTIDFTVDYLRSGLPRDAYARAKVVRSGRRYASVHVEAWQDNRAKLFAQATAHFLMPQG; translated from the coding sequence ATGGCTGATCGCAACGAACCGCTACAGCAAATCAAGCTGCGCCGCGACAACGCGCTGAACGCGCTGATCGAGGGTGTACCCTATATGCGCTGGATGGGCATTCATTTTGACCGTCGCGGGGACGAGCTGACCGCCGTCATGCCCTATGACGACAAGCTGATCGGCAATCCGATTCTGCCTGCCATTCACGGTGGTGCCACGGCGGCCTTCCTTGAAATTACGGCAATCGTGGAACTCGCCTGGTCCGCGATGTGGGAGGATATGGAGGCCGGTCGGATCGCGCCGGATTCCAGTGCACCGGGTTCCATCCCCAGATTGCCAAAGACGATTGACTTCACGGTCGATTATCTGCGCTCTGGCCTGCCGCGCGATGCCTATGCCCGCGCAAAGGTCGTGCGTTCGGGCCGCCGCTATGCTAGCGTTCATGTCGAGGCGTGGCAGGACAATCGCGCCAAGCTGTTCGCGCAGGCGACGGCACATTTCCTGATGCCGCAGGGCTGA
- the gshB gene encoding glutathione synthase gives MSLYVALQMDPIEAVAIDADSTFRIGVEAEARGHRLFQYTVDGLSFSEGRVRARGRPVTLRREAGNHVDFGDWATVDLTEFDVVWLRQDPPFDMGYVTSTHLLDRVRKETLIVNDSFWVRNCPEKLMVLDFPDLTPATLITRNLDDIREFRAKHGDIILKPLYGNGGAGVFHLSPEDPNLSSLLEIFSVLNREPVIVQKYLPAVKQGDKRIILVDGEAIGAINRVPASGEARSNMHVGGRPEKTELTEREKEICAAIGPTLREKGLLFTGIDVIDGWLTEINVTSPTGLQELERFDGVNAAAMIWEAIEKKLAEKV, from the coding sequence ATGAGCCTTTACGTCGCCTTGCAGATGGATCCGATTGAAGCGGTCGCTATTGATGCAGACAGTACATTTCGTATCGGCGTTGAGGCCGAGGCGCGTGGGCATCGACTGTTTCAATATACTGTTGATGGTCTCAGCTTCAGCGAGGGGCGGGTCCGCGCAAGGGGCAGGCCAGTTACGCTGCGGCGCGAGGCAGGCAATCATGTCGATTTCGGGGATTGGGCGACAGTCGACCTGACTGAGTTTGACGTCGTCTGGCTGCGGCAGGACCCGCCATTTGACATGGGATACGTGACATCGACCCACCTGCTTGATCGCGTTCGCAAAGAGACACTTATCGTCAACGATTCGTTCTGGGTGAGGAATTGCCCCGAAAAGCTAATGGTGCTCGACTTTCCAGATCTAACGCCTGCGACGCTTATCACCCGGAATCTAGACGACATTCGGGAGTTTCGGGCGAAGCATGGCGACATTATCCTGAAGCCGCTTTACGGCAACGGCGGCGCGGGCGTTTTTCATTTGTCGCCGGAAGACCCAAATCTTTCGTCGCTGCTGGAAATCTTCTCGGTTCTCAATCGCGAACCGGTCATCGTCCAGAAATACCTGCCAGCCGTTAAGCAAGGCGACAAGCGCATTATTCTGGTCGATGGCGAAGCGATTGGTGCAATCAACCGGGTTCCGGCCAGTGGTGAGGCACGCTCAAATATGCATGTCGGTGGCCGACCTGAAAAAACAGAACTGACCGAACGTGAAAAGGAGATATGTGCGGCGATTGGCCCGACGCTGCGCGAGAAAGGACTGCTCTTCACCGGCATTGACGTGATAGACGGCTGGCTGACAGAAATAAACGTGACCTCTCCTACCGGTCTTCAGGAGTTGGAGCGGTTTGATGGGGTTAACGCTGCCGCGATGATCTGGGAAGCTATTGAGAAGAAGCTGGCGGAAAAGGTCTGA
- a CDS encoding MATE family efflux transporter: MRAKEVTNRRVLAIALPIVLSNATVPILGAVDTGVIGQLGQAAPIGAVGIGAVILASIYWMFGFLRMGTSGLVAQAHGAGDDVEVGAHLLRALAIAFAAGFSLILLHPMLFAGAFMLAPASDEVETLARQYLSIRIWGAPATIALYAITGWLIAMERTRDVLLLQLLQNGLNVALDIWFVLGLGWGVGGVAAATLIAELSGLALGLWFCRDALRAARRQAGLFARKRLARLARVNSDIMIRSVLLQGSFTTFMFMAAGQGDVTLAANQVLLQFLEITAYALDGFAFSAETLVGQAVGARRSDLVRRSVRVSSGWAVGGAVLLGVVFALFGPAIIDLLTTSEPVRADAKQYLPWLALAPLIGIASWMLDGVFIGATLTAQMRRAMFEAVAIYVVALMILPQLWGNHGLWAALMVLNATRALTMLRFYPLAEQAARPVAAAS, encoded by the coding sequence TTGCGCGCAAAAGAGGTGACAAACCGGCGCGTGCTGGCGATTGCGCTGCCCATCGTGCTGTCCAATGCGACCGTGCCGATCCTTGGTGCGGTGGATACAGGGGTGATCGGTCAGCTGGGGCAGGCGGCACCGATCGGCGCAGTCGGGATTGGGGCAGTCATCCTCGCCTCAATATACTGGATGTTCGGTTTTCTGCGTATGGGGACCTCTGGTCTTGTCGCACAGGCGCATGGTGCTGGCGATGATGTCGAGGTCGGGGCGCATCTGCTGCGCGCGCTTGCAATCGCATTTGCCGCCGGGTTTTCTTTGATCCTGTTGCATCCGATGCTGTTTGCGGGCGCGTTCATGCTTGCCCCTGCCAGCGACGAGGTCGAGACGCTGGCCCGGCAATATCTGTCGATCCGAATCTGGGGCGCACCCGCGACGATTGCGCTTTACGCGATAACCGGCTGGTTGATCGCGATGGAACGAACGCGCGATGTGCTGCTGCTTCAGCTTCTGCAGAACGGGCTGAATGTGGCGTTGGATATCTGGTTCGTTCTGGGGCTGGGCTGGGGCGTCGGCGGGGTGGCCGCAGCGACCCTGATTGCAGAGCTTTCGGGCCTTGCCCTTGGTCTTTGGTTCTGCCGCGATGCCCTGCGCGCTGCCAGAAGGCAGGCGGGCCTGTTTGCACGGAAGAGGCTGGCGCGGCTGGCGCGCGTCAATTCGGACATCATGATCCGGTCGGTGCTTTTGCAGGGCTCATTCACAACCTTCATGTTCATGGCTGCGGGGCAGGGCGATGTCACACTCGCGGCCAATCAGGTGCTTTTGCAGTTTCTTGAAATCACGGCCTATGCATTGGACGGCTTTGCCTTCTCGGCCGAAACGCTGGTGGGGCAGGCGGTGGGCGCGCGGCGGTCCGATCTTGTGCGCAGGTCTGTCAGGGTCAGTTCTGGCTGGGCGGTTGGGGGCGCGGTATTGCTTGGCGTCGTCTTTGCACTGTTCGGACCGGCAATCATTGACCTTCTGACCACTTCAGAGCCTGTCCGCGCCGACGCCAAGCAGTATCTGCCGTGGCTGGCACTTGCGCCGCTGATCGGCATCGCCAGCTGGATGCTGGACGGTGTGTTCATCGGCGCAACACTGACGGCGCAAATGCGCCGCGCCATGTTTGAAGCCGTGGCGATCTATGTTGTGGCCCTGATGATCCTGCCGCAGCTCTGGGGCAATCACGGGCTTTGGGCGGCCTTAATGGTGCTGAATGCGACACGTGCGCTGACCATGCTGCGGTTTTATCCTCTGGCGGAACAAGCCGCGCGGCCAGTCGCCGCAGCAAGCTGA